In a genomic window of Styela clava chromosome 7, kaStyClav1.hap1.2, whole genome shotgun sequence:
- the LOC120328945 gene encoding uncharacterized protein LOC120328945 isoform X1, giving the protein MTTNRSAIMPEKSSEIIQTADLNLIMQKLETNSVLLGLIFAGMILMCLVVLVYKRNNLMCFRSGKFEPNGPVRRRNFCCHPADDTNASEGKVYDNDSDDKEIVDIDMTDE; this is encoded by the exons ATGACAACCAATAG ATCTGCCATAATGCCGGAAAAGTCAAGTGAGATCATCCAGACGGCGGATTTGAATTTAATAATGCAGAAATTGGAG ACAAACAGCGTTCTACTTGGACTGATATTTGCGGGAATGATTTTGATGTGCTTGGTCGTGTTGGTATACAAGCGAAACAATCTAATGTGTTTTAGATCAGGAAAGTTTGAACCTAACGGTCCCGTACGTCGACGAAATTTTTGTTGCCATCCTGCTGACGACACAAACGCAAGTGAAGGAAAGGTAT ATGACAACGATAGCGACGACAAAGAAATAGTGGATATAGATATGACGGATGAATGA
- the LOC120328945 gene encoding uncharacterized protein LOC120328945 isoform X2, producing MTTNRSAIMPEKSSEIIQTADLNLIMQKLETNSVLLGLIFAGMILMCLVVLVYKRNNLMCFRSGKFEPNGPVRRRNFCCHPADDTNASEGKMTTIATTKK from the exons ATGACAACCAATAG ATCTGCCATAATGCCGGAAAAGTCAAGTGAGATCATCCAGACGGCGGATTTGAATTTAATAATGCAGAAATTGGAG ACAAACAGCGTTCTACTTGGACTGATATTTGCGGGAATGATTTTGATGTGCTTGGTCGTGTTGGTATACAAGCGAAACAATCTAATGTGTTTTAGATCAGGAAAGTTTGAACCTAACGGTCCCGTACGTCGACGAAATTTTTGTTGCCATCCTGCTGACGACACAAACGCAAGTGAAGGAAAG ATGACAACGATAGCGACGACAAAGAAATAG
- the LOC120328942 gene encoding uncharacterized protein LOC120328942: protein MRLLFVAVLIAFGGCLTAPTGDYSTTHTSETVEITSDRNDNRPNTNVPTTAPETLPSEPTSPLQTTQLTGRKRKNKSRRRKNKLGIPSEDLNAIIVQKIQHIESNKKECDWRMGKYYDFTTKDCGRCYPQCEFEKDLCGIGCAAYFENEKNKKTSDRNMIIAVGATVLAFLFAILCIGLLRYLRSTQKEYKEQGKRLKDMEDRNRDSPNSDKKSIQATAQDGGYNEEDRGDGDSALNLLPNAQDRD from the exons ATGAg ACTATTGTTCGTGGCCGTACTAATCGCTTTCGGTGGATGTCTCACAGCTCCGACTGGAGATTACAG CACAACGCATACTTCTGAAACCGTTGAAATTACATCAGACAGAAATGATAACCGGCCAAACACTAATGTACCAACAACAG CACCAGAAACGTTGCCCTCCGAGCCTACCAGTCCATTGCAGACTACGCAACTTACTGGTAGAAAAAGGAAAAATAAGTCACGAAGACGGAAAAACAAATTGGGAATTCCATCGGAAGACTTGAATGCCATAATCGTTCAAAAAATCCAG CACATAGAAtctaataaaaaagaatgtGACTGGAGAATGGGGAAATATTATGATTTTACAACGAAGGATTGTGGACGGTGCTACCCTCAATGTGAATTCGAGAAAGACTTATGCGGAATTGGATGTGCTG CTTACTTCGAAAAcgaaaagaacaaaaaaactTCAGACCGGAACATGATCATAGCTGTCGGTGCGACCGTATTAGCGTTTCTTTTTGCGATACTCTGCATTGGTTTGTTACGTTATCTTCGTTCGACACAGAAAGAATATAAAGAACAGGGAAAACGATTAAAAGACATGGAAGACAGAAATCGAGACTCACCTAATTCCGACAAAAAATCGATTCAAGCAACTGCACAAGATGGAGGCTACAATGAGGAAGACCGCGGAGATGGAG ATTCTGCTCTTAATCTTCTGCCAAATGCTCAGGACAGGGACTGA
- the LOC120328943 gene encoding uncharacterized protein LOC120328943 has product MDIRTAIRISWIIILLVSLYGGLSYGYKIPSTSVATTLHDEHIPENTTLVDAERTMTMTETREPSNTKEDNVKKTTPHTPITPGELDDIIFEKMKEVESARRKCIYGEFYSFALKTCQLCITKCENHTNMDLCGIECNEYFQNEDRKSESAQNLLIASCLGGVAFALTITLTVSCCILLKRVHELNERIKTIEDRNRGAPDGDKKPFPVDSEMENENQESGQIDMTGSNTPLIPPS; this is encoded by the exons ATGGATATAAGGACAGCGATAAG AATTAGCTGGATAATCATCTTGCTCGTCTCATTGTATGGTGGATTGTCATACGGATATAAGATTCCCAG cACATCTGTCGCCACAACACTACATGATGAACATATCCCGGAAAATACTACTCTCGTCGATGCAG aGAGAACCATGACCATGACGGAAACGAGAGAACCCAGTAATACTAAAGAAGACAATGTGAAGAAAACTACACCCCACACTCCAATTACACCGGGGGAATTGGATgacattatttttgaaaaaatgaag GAAGTGGAATCAGCAAGAAGAAAATGCATCTATGGAGAGTTTTATAGTTTCGCTCTTAAAACCTGCCAGCTATGCATAACAAAATGCGAGAATCATACAAATATGGATTTGTGTGGGATAGAGTGTAATG AATACTTCCAGAATGAAGACAGAAAAAGCGAATCCGCTCAGAATCTATTGATCGCAAGCTGCCTGGGTGGTGTTGCTTTTGCCCTAACCATCACCCTGACTGTCAGTTGTTGTATTTTGCTAAAAAGAGTTCACGAACTAAATGAACGAATAAAAACGATTGAAGATCGAAACCGTGGCGCACCTGATGGAGATAAGAAGCCATTTCCAGTGGACTCAGAAATGGAAAACGAAAACCAAGAAAGTGGACAAATTGATATGACAG GATCGAATACTCCCCTCATCCCGCCGTCATAA